A genomic window from Treponema maltophilum ATCC 51939 includes:
- a CDS encoding ABC transporter permease gives MRGLALLLVDGIPIFNDSENFLFLGNGTLAGFIPMPVVVLFIVFISFLFFMKKTIWAKHIYAVGGNEEAARLSGVNITKVKLSVYSLSALMASLAGILLASRLGSGQPNAGDGYELDAITAAIVGGTSLSGGVGTIGGTLAGAIIIGIINTGMNTLGISPYYQLVIKGSVILAAVIIDRNIAEKGNRREG, from the coding sequence ATGCGCGGCTTGGCGTTGCTGTTGGTAGACGGTATTCCGATTTTTAACGACAGTGAAAATTTCTTGTTTTTGGGGAATGGAACCCTTGCGGGTTTTATTCCTATGCCGGTGGTCGTATTATTTATTGTTTTTATAAGCTTTCTTTTTTTTATGAAGAAAACGATATGGGCAAAGCATATATATGCCGTCGGCGGGAATGAGGAAGCGGCACGATTAAGCGGAGTTAATATTACAAAGGTAAAATTGTCGGTATATTCGTTAAGCGCATTAATGGCGTCCTTGGCGGGTATATTGCTTGCAAGCAGACTCGGTTCGGGACAGCCGAATGCCGGTGACGGGTATGAATTGGATGCGATTACGGCTGCCATTGTCGGCGGCACCAGTCTTTCAGGCGGCGTCGGTACCATCGGAGGAACCCTTGCGGGAGCGATTATTATAGGCATTATCAACACGGGAATGAATACGCTCGGCATTTCTCCGTATTACCAGCTTGTCATTAAAGGAAGCGTTATCCTTGCAGCGGTAATCATAGACAGAAATATTGCGGAAAAAGGAAATCGGCGGGAAGGGTGA
- a CDS encoding A/G-specific adenine glycosylase, which yields MLEDVKKDFYPDRGEAGCVKIDDAAVREFRRSVLDFYAGSARDFPWRHTVNPYGILVSEIMLQQTQTERVLPKYEAWLKRFPDVQSLASASLSEVLALWSGLGYNRRARFLQQACRLISERIAKGGTFPDTAEELDALPGIGPYTARAVCTFAFNKPEVFIETNIRSVYIFFFFPHENTKGVADKDLLPLIEKTLYRENPRLWYYALMDYGAALKKKVENPSRKSRHYTKQSRFEGSLRQARGAIIRQLVNSASGCALYDIACKENIEPELLEKAAAALAAEKIITSDGALYRIR from the coding sequence ATGCTTGAAGATGTGAAAAAAGATTTTTACCCCGACCGAGGCGAAGCCGGCTGCGTAAAAATCGACGATGCGGCGGTGCGGGAGTTTCGGCGAAGCGTTTTGGATTTTTACGCCGGATCGGCCCGCGATTTTCCGTGGCGGCATACGGTTAATCCCTACGGGATTCTCGTGTCCGAGATTATGCTGCAGCAAACGCAAACCGAGCGCGTTCTTCCCAAATACGAAGCGTGGCTCAAGCGTTTCCCGGACGTACAAAGTCTTGCTTCGGCTTCTTTGTCGGAAGTGCTTGCTTTGTGGAGCGGGTTGGGCTATAACCGCCGCGCGCGGTTTTTGCAGCAAGCCTGCCGTCTTATAAGCGAACGCATTGCAAAGGGCGGCACCTTTCCGGACACTGCGGAGGAATTGGACGCTCTTCCGGGTATCGGGCCCTATACGGCACGGGCGGTATGCACTTTCGCCTTTAATAAGCCGGAAGTATTTATAGAAACGAATATACGTTCGGTGTATATCTTTTTTTTCTTTCCGCATGAAAATACAAAGGGCGTTGCAGATAAAGATTTACTTCCGCTTATAGAAAAAACCTTATACCGCGAAAATCCGAGGCTCTGGTACTATGCGCTTATGGATTACGGGGCGGCGCTTAAAAAAAAGGTGGAAAATCCTTCGCGCAAAAGCCGCCATTATACAAAACAGTCGCGCTTTGAAGGTTCTTTACGCCAAGCGCGCGGGGCGATTATCCGGCAGCTGGTAAACTCGGCATCGGGCTGTGCCTTGTATGACATCGCGTGCAAAGAAAATATAGAGCCTGAACTTTTGGAAAAAGCCGCCGCCGCCCTTGCCGCGGAAAAAATCATAACTTCGGACGGGGCTTTGTACCGCATTCGGTAA
- a CDS encoding CehA/McbA family metallohydrolase produces MYKRFELHNHSTESDGSIPTNELVDYMAQNTVDVFAITDHNTISGHKKIEAYLKEKKYPLECIYGMEYTTYYGHILCFNLYDYISWENIDKNHAERLFAELKKAGALVGIAHPFSLGAPLAQGCRWEMDIHDYACLDFIEIVNNPEPMHGTNDQGIAWWERLCLKGMKIAMSAGMDLHTKADFAGRFAVYIDVQNGESGADALKRAIQTQQTHVTKGPVLETSVSGNTLHSLITDCVKPGFALESVPFWTLEHTTISGTRVQKLERGVHEAVLSLSELSNAPVIITKLYAGEKKIDNLTAVAPVIYRKSKDSV; encoded by the coding sequence ATGTATAAAAGATTCGAACTTCACAATCATTCAACCGAGTCCGACGGATCGATTCCGACAAACGAATTGGTCGATTATATGGCGCAAAACACCGTGGATGTTTTTGCAATCACCGATCACAATACGATTTCCGGCCACAAAAAAATCGAAGCGTATTTGAAAGAAAAAAAATATCCGCTCGAATGCATATACGGTATGGAATATACGACATATTACGGGCACATCCTGTGTTTTAATTTGTACGATTATATTTCGTGGGAAAATATCGATAAAAATCATGCCGAACGCTTATTTGCCGAATTAAAAAAAGCCGGCGCGCTCGTCGGCATCGCTCATCCGTTTTCGCTCGGCGCCCCCCTTGCGCAAGGCTGCCGTTGGGAAATGGATATTCACGATTACGCGTGCCTCGATTTTATCGAAATCGTGAACAACCCCGAGCCCATGCACGGAACGAACGATCAGGGAATCGCGTGGTGGGAACGTTTGTGCTTAAAGGGAATGAAAATCGCAATGAGCGCCGGTATGGACTTGCATACTAAAGCCGACTTTGCAGGCCGCTTTGCCGTTTATATCGACGTACAAAACGGGGAATCCGGCGCCGACGCTTTAAAGCGTGCGATACAAACGCAGCAAACGCACGTAACGAAGGGCCCCGTTTTGGAAACATCAGTGTCCGGCAATACGCTTCACAGCCTGATAACCGACTGCGTAAAGCCGGGCTTTGCGCTCGAATCGGTTCCGTTTTGGACGCTCGAACATACGACAATTTCGGGCACAAGGGTGCAAAAGCTGGAGCGCGGCGTACATGAGGCCGTACTTTCCCTCTCCGAACTTTCAAACGCGCCGGTTATCATCACAAAGCTGTATGCGGGCGAAAAAAAAATTGACAACCTGACCGCCGTCGCCCCCGTTATTTACCGTAAAAGTAAGGATTCAGTATGA
- a CDS encoding DUF6669 family protein translates to MKEIYRAHGTVNKGFIGQIAYTVCLDSVYTEMDVHLHFEKNRVQEQTPELKEEIKTQIKQKYGTDITEDELNRILKEMKTEIQLTVFMNDRFVGSIHKQLTDRHMYISPSAATEGAIAQKSIEGVIKVLVIFFNVLYDDTPYSVSVSVK, encoded by the coding sequence ATGAAAGAAATATACCGTGCGCACGGCACGGTCAACAAGGGTTTTATCGGGCAGATAGCCTACACTGTCTGCCTCGATTCCGTATATACGGAAATGGATGTGCATTTGCACTTTGAAAAAAACAGAGTGCAAGAGCAAACTCCGGAATTAAAAGAAGAAATCAAAACGCAGATAAAACAAAAATACGGCACGGACATTACCGAAGATGAATTGAATAGAATTCTAAAAGAGATGAAAACGGAAATTCAGTTGACGGTATTTATGAATGACCGTTTTGTCGGTTCCATTCATAAGCAGCTGACCGACCGTCACATGTACATTTCACCCTCCGCGGCGACCGAAGGTGCCATTGCGCAAAAGTCGATCGAGGGCGTTATAAAAGTTCTTGTCATTTTTTTTAACGTGCTGTACGATGATACTCCGTATTCGGTTTCCGTTTCGGTAAAGTAG
- a CDS encoding ABC transporter substrate-binding protein: protein MKKLLTVLFIFVFAASLCFAAGKQDAKKGASIKMFQLKVEIKDAIDAYAADYTAATGIPVSVETLGGGGDYGGTLKAKAQSGNMPDIIQIEGQGGYDIWKDYIADLSDQSWVKDTDLAFKQNGKVYGFPVAIEGYGLAYNANILKKAGVDPAKLTTRKAYEDAFKLIDSKKAELGLDSVVSMAASVAGGMWWVAAQHNLACYWGGGLGFEDKSIINMALKGKLDEKRFDQYAKYLQLLFKYADKNILQNGSYDNQVAAFARGKAAFLHQGNWVDPNLKQLGVTFKIGYAPHAFLDTEEKGLYLFAPSWWCVNAKSPNAEAAKAFLASMAETPQGHEFLVKKAGMIPAFKSVKLQPEGQLSRALMEANARGGNYGVFFGMLPDGAGRNVFGPIFDLFAQNPDAIDQFKADMKKAVAGLPNM from the coding sequence ATGAAAAAACTACTCACCGTACTTTTCATTTTCGTTTTTGCCGCGTCATTGTGTTTTGCGGCCGGCAAGCAGGACGCAAAAAAAGGAGCATCGATTAAAATGTTTCAGCTGAAGGTTGAAATAAAAGATGCGATTGACGCCTATGCGGCGGACTATACCGCTGCGACGGGAATTCCGGTAAGCGTTGAAACGCTCGGAGGCGGCGGCGATTACGGCGGAACGCTGAAGGCAAAAGCTCAGTCCGGAAACATGCCCGACATTATTCAAATCGAAGGGCAGGGCGGCTACGATATTTGGAAAGACTATATTGCCGACTTAAGCGATCAAAGCTGGGTAAAGGATACCGACCTTGCGTTTAAGCAAAACGGAAAGGTGTACGGTTTTCCGGTTGCAATCGAAGGCTACGGCTTGGCTTATAATGCCAATATTTTGAAAAAAGCCGGCGTCGATCCTGCAAAGCTGACAACCCGCAAAGCGTATGAAGATGCGTTCAAGCTTATCGATTCGAAAAAAGCCGAACTGGGTCTTGATTCGGTCGTATCGATGGCGGCCTCCGTTGCCGGCGGCATGTGGTGGGTCGCGGCTCAGCACAATTTGGCGTGCTATTGGGGCGGCGGTCTCGGTTTTGAAGATAAGTCGATTATCAATATGGCGCTGAAGGGCAAGCTGGACGAAAAACGCTTCGATCAATACGCAAAATACTTGCAGCTTTTGTTTAAATACGCCGACAAAAACATTTTGCAAAACGGCAGCTACGACAATCAGGTGGCGGCCTTTGCGCGCGGCAAAGCGGCATTTTTGCATCAGGGCAACTGGGTGGATCCGAACCTGAAGCAGCTGGGCGTTACGTTTAAAATCGGTTATGCGCCGCACGCTTTCCTCGATACCGAAGAAAAAGGTTTGTACCTGTTTGCTCCGAGCTGGTGGTGCGTTAATGCGAAGAGCCCCAACGCCGAAGCGGCAAAAGCCTTTTTGGCTTCCATGGCCGAAACTCCCCAGGGACACGAATTTTTGGTAAAAAAAGCGGGCATGATTCCCGCCTTTAAATCCGTAAAACTGCAGCCGGAAGGCCAGTTGAGCCGCGCGCTTATGGAAGCGAATGCCCGAGGCGGCAACTACGGCGTATTTTTCGGTATGTTGCCTGACGGTGCGGGACGGAACGTGTTCGGTCCCATCTTCGATCTGTTTGCACAAAACCCCGACGCTATCGATCAATTTAAAGCCGATATGAAAAAGGCCGTTGCGGGTTTGCCGAATATGTAA
- the cmk gene encoding (d)CMP kinase, protein MKWKIPEGKELRIAISGKSGCGNTTVSKLLAEKLDIAVINFTFRNLSCETGLSLPEIIEKAKTDDRFDQAIDSRQVELARKESCVLASRLAVWMLKEADLKVYLDADENVRARRIFKREGGDLQAIKDFTALRDAEDSGRYKRLYNIDNGDYSCADLLIDTSKYNPEEITDIILQELIKKGLIVSSDA, encoded by the coding sequence ATGAAGTGGAAGATTCCTGAGGGCAAAGAACTGCGCATCGCGATATCGGGAAAAAGCGGCTGCGGCAACACGACCGTAAGCAAGCTGCTTGCCGAAAAACTCGACATTGCCGTCATAAACTTTACGTTCCGAAATCTTTCATGCGAAACGGGGCTGAGCTTGCCCGAAATTATAGAAAAGGCGAAAACGGACGACCGCTTCGATCAAGCGATCGACAGCCGGCAAGTGGAACTTGCGCGCAAAGAATCCTGCGTGCTCGCTTCGCGCCTTGCCGTGTGGATGCTTAAAGAAGCCGATTTAAAGGTGTACCTCGATGCCGACGAAAACGTGCGCGCTCGGCGGATCTTTAAGCGCGAGGGCGGGGATCTGCAAGCCATAAAGGATTTTACCGCACTGCGCGACGCCGAAGATTCCGGGCGCTATAAACGTTTGTACAATATCGATAACGGCGATTATTCCTGTGCCGATTTGTTGATCGATACGTCAAAATACAATCCGGAAGAAATTACCGATATTATACTTCAGGAATTGATAAAAAAAGGACTTATCGTTTCGTCCGATGCTTGA
- a CDS encoding carbohydrate ABC transporter permease: MKQSRTVNILFIAPCLFAFTMIIVIPFGFGLYYSLTDWNGVRDSVKFVGLANFKYLFTAPDFLYSFLITIGFTLINIVSVNVVGFILSLLVTSKVRFRNFYRAGFFVPYLIGGIVLGYIWQFILNNALVLIGNKLSLGFLQSSLLSRPNTVIWVMSFVNTWQYAGYIMLIFVAAIQGIPSSLLEAASVDGASYFTRIFRILIPMMAHAFTISLFLTLTSSFKQFDMNFTLTNGGPATRFLGSPIKASQLLAMNIFDTAAANRMAEAQAKAVILFLALVIVSLIQVNMNKRKEVEL, translated from the coding sequence ATGAAACAGAGCCGTACGGTAAATATTTTGTTTATTGCTCCCTGTCTGTTTGCTTTTACGATGATAATCGTCATTCCGTTCGGATTCGGATTGTATTATTCGCTGACCGATTGGAACGGCGTGCGAGACAGCGTGAAGTTTGTCGGCTTGGCAAACTTTAAATATCTTTTTACCGCTCCCGATTTTTTATATTCGTTTTTGATAACGATAGGCTTTACGCTTATAAACATTGTTTCGGTTAATGTTGTCGGTTTTATTTTATCGCTTTTGGTAACTTCGAAGGTCAGATTCCGCAATTTTTATCGGGCCGGATTTTTTGTTCCCTATCTTATAGGCGGAATCGTTTTAGGTTATATTTGGCAGTTTATTTTAAATAACGCGCTCGTTTTGATCGGAAACAAGCTTTCTTTAGGTTTTTTGCAGTCGTCGCTTTTGAGCCGCCCGAACACGGTGATTTGGGTTATGTCGTTTGTAAATACCTGGCAGTACGCCGGATACATTATGCTCATTTTCGTTGCGGCGATTCAGGGAATTCCTTCTTCGCTTTTGGAAGCGGCGAGTGTCGACGGCGCGAGTTATTTTACGCGAATCTTCCGCATACTCATTCCGATGATGGCGCATGCGTTTACGATTTCGCTTTTTTTAACGCTCACTTCGTCATTTAAACAATTCGATATGAACTTTACGCTTACAAACGGAGGCCCCGCCACCCGCTTTCTCGGTTCGCCGATTAAAGCCAGCCAGCTTTTGGCAATGAATATTTTCGATACGGCGGCGGCAAACCGCATGGCCGAAGCGCAGGCGAAAGCGGTGATTTTATTTTTGGCTTTGGTAATCGTGTCTTTGATACAGGTGAATATGAATAAGCGCAAGGAGGTGGAACTGTGA
- a CDS encoding LacI family DNA-binding transcriptional regulator gives MATIKEIAAKTGVSATTVSNVLHGRTAKVSAAKLKKVQSAIEAEKYTPNMGAALLAHSVSHIIGVIVYMDPRSDETVFEDPFTGAMIGALERKIRESGYYMMLYAAREPQEIFKLIQNWKLDGLLLFWVPTEICSVVRKKNDVPLVFIDCYFDDDGLVYHNIGLDDRQGTYQMTWYLREMGHTAIAFLADRKDPVGGDRDRLEGFMQALADSGIKNPEKHFVPLSKDCAERTAVYNFLCADEKPFTALFFSADYYAAEALAYFQKKGLHIPEDLSIAGFDDNIYAQVVNPSLTTVYQDVFQRGCAAVDMLVKLMKKQPVEENNIRFPVRLILRDSVARIG, from the coding sequence GTGGCGACAATAAAAGAAATTGCGGCGAAAACCGGCGTCAGTGCGACTACCGTTTCCAATGTGTTACACGGGAGGACGGCAAAGGTTTCCGCCGCAAAACTCAAAAAAGTTCAATCCGCTATTGAAGCCGAAAAATATACGCCGAATATGGGCGCCGCACTGCTTGCCCACAGTGTTTCGCACATAATCGGTGTAATCGTTTACATGGATCCGCGAAGCGACGAAACCGTTTTTGAAGATCCGTTTACCGGAGCGATGATCGGCGCGCTGGAACGGAAAATCCGGGAAAGCGGTTATTACATGATGCTCTATGCGGCGCGTGAACCGCAGGAAATTTTTAAGCTTATTCAAAATTGGAAGCTGGACGGTTTACTGCTTTTTTGGGTGCCGACCGAAATCTGTTCCGTTGTCCGGAAAAAAAACGACGTGCCGCTTGTGTTTATCGATTGTTATTTTGACGACGACGGATTGGTCTATCACAATATCGGCTTGGATGACCGGCAGGGAACGTATCAGATGACCTGGTACTTGCGCGAAATGGGGCACACGGCGATAGCATTTTTAGCCGACCGCAAAGATCCGGTTGGCGGCGATCGCGACCGCTTGGAAGGTTTTATGCAGGCTTTGGCGGACAGCGGCATAAAAAATCCCGAAAAGCATTTTGTTCCGCTTTCGAAGGACTGCGCCGAACGGACAGCCGTATACAATTTTTTATGCGCGGACGAAAAGCCTTTTACGGCTTTATTTTTTTCGGCCGATTATTATGCCGCCGAAGCGTTGGCGTATTTTCAAAAAAAAGGCCTGCACATTCCCGAAGATCTTTCCATAGCGGGGTTCGACGACAATATTTATGCGCAGGTCGTAAACCCTTCTCTTACAACGGTTTATCAGGATGTGTTCCAGCGCGGCTGCGCTGCGGTCGACATGCTTGTAAAGCTGATGAAAAAGCAGCCCGTAGAAGAAAACAATATTCGTTTTCCCGTGCGCTTGATTTTGCGCGATTCGGTTGCGCGCATAGGTTGA
- a CDS encoding carbohydrate ABC transporter permease, whose protein sequence is MIGGGEKYTRRILAEIFALLLFVLFMVPFAMVVLNSAKTSKEIINNALSRPEHWKQLFTNIGRIFGNATVDYPGAFVDSVVITAVSLAVIVIFSSMCAWVLVRNRTKWSTVIFMLFVAAMVIPFQVLMYPLVRWLRVMGDFLHIRLLGTVHGIAFAYLGFGCPLSIFIFHGFIKNIPYELEESATIDGCSRGATFFKIVFPLLQPIIVTVLILNGIWIWNDYLLPLLVLGSNGEVQTIPIAVTTFAGAYLKQWDLILTSTLLAMIPIIVLYLFAQRYIIRGMVEGSIK, encoded by the coding sequence GTGATAGGCGGCGGAGAAAAATATACGCGACGGATTTTAGCCGAAATCTTTGCGCTTCTGCTTTTTGTGCTTTTTATGGTGCCGTTTGCAATGGTTGTACTCAATTCGGCAAAAACATCAAAAGAAATTATAAACAACGCGTTAAGCCGGCCGGAACACTGGAAACAGTTGTTTACAAACATCGGTCGTATTTTCGGCAATGCCACCGTCGATTATCCGGGCGCCTTTGTCGACAGCGTCGTTATTACGGCCGTATCGCTTGCGGTTATAGTGATTTTTTCGTCAATGTGCGCGTGGGTGCTCGTACGCAACAGAACCAAGTGGTCGACCGTTATTTTTATGCTTTTTGTGGCGGCAATGGTTATTCCCTTTCAAGTGCTTATGTATCCTTTGGTGCGTTGGCTGCGAGTTATGGGCGATTTTTTGCATATCCGGCTTTTGGGAACCGTTCACGGCATCGCTTTTGCCTATTTGGGATTCGGTTGCCCGCTCTCGATTTTTATTTTCCACGGATTCATAAAAAATATTCCGTACGAACTGGAAGAATCGGCAACGATAGACGGCTGTTCGCGCGGTGCGACTTTTTTCAAAATCGTTTTTCCGCTTTTGCAACCCATCATCGTTACGGTGCTTATTTTAAACGGTATTTGGATTTGGAACGATTACCTGCTTCCGCTTTTGGTTTTGGGTTCCAACGGAGAAGTGCAGACAATTCCGATTGCGGTAACGACTTTTGCCGGCGCTTACTTAAAACAGTGGGATTTAATTTTAACGTCGACCCTGCTTGCGATGATTCCGATTATCGTATTGTATCTTTTTGCGCAACGCTATATTATCAGGGGAATGGTGGAAGGTTCAATAAAATAA